A stretch of Paenibacillus peoriae DNA encodes these proteins:
- a CDS encoding carbohydrate ABC transporter permease codes for MKTSRRTNWPVLLLVALGTIFILFPLYMTVTIALKNPEQMAHSAFAFPTELHWENFSRAVEMTNFFSAFRNSVMVTTSTVILTLLTNSMVAYAIARNMQRRFFKGLYFYFVSAMFIPFPIIMLPIVKLASGLHMTNLLGLIMLHTVYGLAFNVFVYVGYIRSIPVALEEAATVDGATTWGTFWRIIFPLMAPISATVGILTCLSTYNDFLLPLIIISDAEQYTLPLVQYVFQGQFNTDFNLAFASYLMALLPMIIVYLIAQKWIINGVTQGSVK; via the coding sequence TATTCATTCTGTTTCCCCTCTATATGACGGTGACGATAGCCCTTAAAAATCCCGAGCAGATGGCACATTCTGCCTTTGCCTTTCCGACCGAACTGCATTGGGAAAATTTTAGTCGTGCAGTGGAAATGACCAATTTCTTCAGCGCTTTTCGGAACAGTGTGATGGTCACGACATCGACGGTTATACTCACTTTGCTAACCAATTCGATGGTTGCTTATGCCATTGCTCGTAATATGCAGCGGCGTTTCTTCAAGGGGTTATATTTTTATTTTGTGAGTGCCATGTTCATTCCGTTCCCCATCATCATGTTGCCGATTGTAAAACTGGCCTCGGGCCTTCATATGACTAATCTGTTGGGTCTCATTATGCTGCATACGGTGTATGGTTTGGCGTTTAATGTCTTCGTGTATGTCGGTTATATTCGCTCCATTCCGGTAGCGTTGGAAGAGGCAGCCACGGTAGATGGTGCGACGACATGGGGCACTTTTTGGCGCATTATATTCCCGCTGATGGCGCCGATTAGTGCTACGGTGGGGATTCTCACTTGTCTGTCCACATATAATGACTTTTTGCTGCCGCTCATTATTATCAGCGATGCGGAGCAATATACACTGCCGCTCGTACAGTATGTGTTCCAAGGACAGTTCAACACAGACTTCAATCTGGCTTTTGCCTCGTACCTGATGGCTTTGCTGCCGATGATTATCGTCTATCTGATTGCACAAAAATGGATTATCAATGGCGTTACGCAAGGTTCTGTGAAGTAG
- a CDS encoding DUF4179 domain-containing protein, with the protein MNNVEKALKRKLNNDSEMAYPDFDEMWNRMEQTGHTAPTLTDTFDSFTPHRHRNWRKIAIAASLSALLVAVPVYAAIHYNWGNLLHGRSGIQTALNQDLGQPLEQSVTRDGVKLTLHTAIVDENRTVILYSLEVGKRAENEFWNVKGVSLKGAAGESSAGEYNFQQWNPKNQRYNGYFESDWTPQQETENVRLTVDHMELTSVQELELPLDITSPQMQTFKLDRNGLQDMKVQVFQQGKDKLMLSSAITFDSSIPKRWDNPQIVAYKGNKPVMSQPGGTFGKPGDNGEYTAQQYFSKADIPEGQTAFKLQYAQTEKSTHEPINFDLQLSKKKMESGTIKSVLNTPLENGNPNFTLEQMIVTPTQIRVTIRSEKKFAMLPYQKYFLSVNGTTLEGSRWSSPDQEHDLNTIRFERPSHLVITKDTPITFTGKYKVTIHSDDKTPQLLTDISDQKQTLTTQIGGYPVKWTYYKQGADLFVETESEDARFGGINQTHIGLGKERIIGKPITANFAGDGNNKAVDVYKNFKGKEASIYMFYYTTDDPEAETTVPLQPMTSNSEASK; encoded by the coding sequence ATGAACAACGTAGAAAAGGCATTGAAGCGCAAGTTAAATAATGATTCGGAAATGGCCTATCCTGACTTCGATGAGATGTGGAACCGGATGGAACAGACAGGGCATACTGCCCCTACGCTAACCGACACTTTCGATTCATTCACTCCGCACCGACATAGAAATTGGCGCAAAATAGCTATCGCCGCCTCTCTGAGTGCGCTTCTCGTTGCCGTTCCCGTCTATGCCGCCATCCATTATAATTGGGGCAATCTGCTGCACGGAAGAAGCGGCATTCAGACGGCACTAAATCAAGACCTTGGACAGCCCTTGGAGCAATCCGTAACCAGAGACGGAGTGAAGCTGACGCTGCATACCGCTATTGTCGATGAGAACCGGACCGTGATTCTGTACAGCTTGGAGGTCGGAAAACGGGCAGAGAACGAGTTTTGGAATGTCAAAGGCGTATCGCTAAAAGGTGCTGCGGGGGAAAGCAGTGCAGGGGAATATAACTTTCAGCAATGGAACCCGAAAAATCAACGGTACAACGGGTACTTTGAAAGTGACTGGACACCGCAGCAAGAAACAGAGAACGTGCGGCTGACCGTAGATCATATGGAGCTCACCAGCGTTCAGGAACTGGAATTGCCGCTCGATATCACATCGCCTCAGATGCAGACATTCAAGCTGGATCGTAACGGCTTACAAGATATGAAGGTACAGGTATTTCAACAAGGGAAGGATAAGCTGATGCTGTCCTCGGCAATCACCTTCGATTCATCGATACCCAAGAGATGGGATAATCCGCAAATCGTTGCTTACAAAGGCAACAAGCCTGTGATGTCGCAGCCTGGGGGGACTTTTGGCAAACCCGGAGATAACGGGGAGTATACAGCACAGCAGTATTTTTCTAAAGCAGATATACCAGAAGGACAGACTGCTTTCAAACTGCAATATGCGCAAACTGAGAAAAGTACACATGAACCCATAAACTTTGATCTACAGCTAAGCAAGAAGAAAATGGAAAGCGGGACGATTAAAAGTGTGCTGAATACCCCGTTGGAGAACGGCAATCCGAATTTTACATTAGAACAAATGATTGTCACACCTACACAAATCCGTGTCACGATCAGAAGCGAAAAGAAATTCGCCATGTTACCTTATCAAAAGTACTTTCTTTCTGTGAACGGCACAACGTTAGAGGGTAGCCGTTGGTCTTCACCTGATCAGGAGCACGATCTGAATACGATCCGTTTTGAACGACCGTCCCATCTTGTGATTACCAAGGACACTCCTATTACTTTTACAGGCAAATATAAAGTCACGATCCATTCGGATGACAAAACACCACAGCTTTTAACTGATATATCTGACCAGAAGCAGACACTAACCACGCAAATAGGTGGCTATCCTGTGAAGTGGACTTACTACAAACAAGGGGCAGATTTGTTTGTGGAAACAGAGAGCGAAGATGCTCGGTTTGGAGGGATTAACCAGACGCATATTGGCCTGGGTAAAGAACGGATCATTGGCAAGCCGATCACAGCCAATTTTGCCGGAGACGGCAATAACAAGGCAGTGGATGTCTACAAGAATTTCAAAGGGAAGGAAGCTTCTATCTATATGTTCTACTATACAACGGACGACCCGGAAGCAGAGACAACCGTACCCTTGCAGCCCATGACAAGCAACAGTGAAGCATCTAAATAG